In the genome of Zygosaccharomyces rouxii strain CBS732 chromosome G complete sequence, the window TGGTTTTCCTACAGGCCTACCATTCTTGGATCTCTCAGGGGAAATCACCGTTAGATATCCTTGATGAAGCCTCCGCCAAATACGGAGTCTTCAGAGAGTACAACGGTTATTATTTGGTGGATGAACCCTCATTGACCAACAAAACCTTTGCATATATTAGGGAAGATTATACTCCAAAGGGTGAGAATTACCCTCGAACCATTGGCGATTTACAAGTAAAGACATTTCGGGATCTAACTACTGGATATCAATCCGACACCCCCAACAACATCCCTAATCTACATGTAGACCCTTCATCACAAATGATAACCATTGTAGCACAACCAAAGGGTGGTGGATCAGGAGAGCATGTGAGGTTTACGCTACGTGGATCAGGCACAGAACCTAAATTGAAGGTTTACATAGAGGCCGGCGCACAAAGTGATCCAAGAGCCAGAGAATTGGCAAGACAGACTTGGGACATACTAAGAGAAGAGTGGTTTAACAGACCTGGCTTGACTACTAAGTTCTAACTGTCATCAccgtcatcatcatcatccgCATGCAATGACTATCCGTATCATATGACTGTGTGATGAGGCTGCCAAGGGCACTTgcaagagaagaagagcTCTATATGCAAACTACATATGGATAGGGTCGTAAAGCAATTAGAGCATTGCCCCACATATCACCATGCGTCAGCAGTTGCTCGAGGTTTTAAGAGATACTGATAGAGTTCTAGTTATGGATGGTGGTCAAGGGACCGAGTTGGAGAACAGAGGTATGAACATCAGTGGTCCCATTTGGTCAACAGTCCCGTTTACTAAGGAAGAATTCTGGAATTTTGATCAACCCTATACTGATAGAGATGTTGTGAATTCTATGTTTAAGGCCTATGTTGATGCAGGTGCTCAATTGCTATCTACAGTGACCTACCAGACGAGTTACAAGACTATCTGTGCTCATACAGATATCCACACGAGGACACAGTACGATCAACTACTGGACAGAATTGTTGGATTTTGTCGTCGCTGCATTGGGGATGATCATTATTTAGTCGGTAGTATCGGACCCTATGCTGCACATGTGGGGGCAGAATATACAGGTGATTACGGTCCGAAACCTGAGGAAATCGACTACTGGCAGTATTTCGAGCCACAGGTGGCTAACTTCAATCGTAATGAAACCATCGACATTATAGGACTAGAAACGGTCCCAAACGTGCatgaattaaaatcaatctTATCGTGGGACGAAACCAAGATCAGTAAACCATTTTATGTGAGTCTTTGCGTGGGTGATGACGGTAACCTACGTGATGGTACTCCATTAGAGCAACTAGTGCCGTTGTTTGCAAACAGATCCAATAAGAATCTGCTGCTCGTGGGGATCAATTGCTGTAGTTTATCCGTATCATCGCAAGCACTATCCCATCTTAACGAAATTTTGGCATCAACACCAATGGGTCTACTGGTATACCCAAACAGCGGTGAGATTTATGATCACAAGACTCAGACGTGGTCCAGGCCAACAGGCTTAGATTCTCATAGGTTGTCATGGCCATCGCTAGTACAAGAGTATAGGAAATTTGGAGCCCGCGCTATCGGTGGATGCTGCAGAACAACTCCATTAGAcattcaagaaatctgtAAAGTTGTAGACCGCAATTAGAGCACAAACAGGGCAGCAAGATTAACCAGCTAAATACTCTTCATCTCCATTTTTAAATAGTTGAAATAGTTCAAGTGATCTTGGCCAGCCATTTTCacgaaaaatttcaagtcAACGGCAGCGTAGAAAAATAAACTTGTTACCAAAACAAGGGAAgtaaaaagttcaaataATAAATACGTGTCAAGGATCCACTCCTCTTAGACTAGGCTTTGTTGTTAAATAACATAGGGTGAGTTGCGCTGTATATTTCAGATCTAGCGGAGATATCTGCGaatccaattgaaaattcaCTAGAGAAACGAAGTACTCAATAATTATCAAAAGGATTAGCAAAGCAACATATAGATACCCGTCCATTCGTTTTATTTACCAATGGCAGCATTTTGGagtttaaagaagaagctaaagaaagctgatgatgatgatgatggttATAAATTACCTACATCACATTCTAAATTGAGCCCGAAGGGTAAAAGATCAAGCTGGCAGAATAGAAAGATAGTATCATGGGTAATAATCACCGTTATGGTTTTAATACTATATAAAGCGTTCTCAGGTGTTGTTCGAGGTGGTAGAGAAGTTATGAAAACGGTCGGCAGTAATACTTCAAGTAACGATGGACaagttttggaagaagatgcgTACTACGATTacgattttgaagatattgatCCCAAAGTTATTGAAAAGTTTGACGGAGGTGTTCAACACTATCTAATCACACaatttggtaatgatgTGCTAACCCCACAAGATGGTGAAGTTTTCGAAAGAGAGCAAAAAATGCTATTGTCATCCACAGTGGAAAGTTACGATCTAAGTATGTTCAGAGGATCTGCCAATGGTGCAGCCAATGGTGAACACGTTTTGTTATGTGTTCCGTTGAGAGATGCTGAAAAAGTATTACCGTTAATGTTCAAacatttgatgaatttgaccTATCCACACGAACTGATAGATTTAGCATTTTTGGTTAGTGATTGTACTGAAGACGATAAAACTTTAGATGCCTTGATTGCCTATTCACGTCAGTTGCAAAGCGGTACGCTTTCACAGGTATTTGCGGATATGGATCAAGCTGCGGCAGAGGCTGAACAAGCAAGTAAAGGAACGGAGAAGttatatttgaaatatatGAATCCAGATTATTTGGAAACCGTGAAAGAATCATTTAGTCCACCATTCCATGAAAATTACGATAAACCTTTCAGATCAGTGCaggtttttcaaaaggatTTCGGTCAAATGATTGGTCAAGGTTTCAGCGATAGACACGCAGTCAAGGTACAGGGtattagaagaaaattaaTGGGTAGAGcaagaaattggttaacTGCAAATGCTTTAAAACCTTATCATTCCTGGGTTTACTGGAGAGATGCAGACGTTGAATTATGTCCAGGGTCTGTTATTGAAGATTTAATGTCAAAGGATTATGATGTTGCTGTGCCAAACGTTTGGAGACCATTGCCACAATTTTTGGACGGTGAACAACCATACGACTTGAATTCATGGATGGAATCTGGCGAGGCCCTTAATTTGGCGAAGACtttagatgaagacgaCGTTATTGTGGAAGGTTATGCTGAGTATCCCACTTATAGAGTCCATCTGGCTTATATCCGTGACCCAACACAAGATCCTAACGAGATTTTAGACTTAGATGGTGTCGGTGGTGTTTCCATCTTGGCAAAGGCGGAATTGTTTAGACGTGGTATTCAATTCCCAGCAtttacttttgaaaatcaTGCAGAAACGGAAGGTTTTGGTAAGATGGCCAAGAAGATGGGATATAGAGTTGGGGGTCTGCCACATTATACATTATGGCATATCTACGAGCCTAGCGATGATGATCTAAGGGAAATTGCCAATAAGGAAAGGGAAAGCAGAAGGgaatgaagaattacctTTTGATTGACACATTGTTACAACAGCAgaatagaagaaaaaaatgagataagaaataaaaattgaaaaatgaaaaatgaaaaaaaaaaaatccttTTGTTACTTTATGGACATCTGAAAGTTAAATTCGACCTTGGTATCGAGAGTTGCATCTTTTTGTCGCGTTCTTCCGTGTAACCTACTATTatgttatttttttttattttttattacGGTTATTATTGTGGAACCTGCATTTCGTTCTCCTGTTTTAATTATACGAATCCATATATTCCAGTCACTTGTCTTATTAGTcttgttgaatttttttcaacataCAAATACATTGCCGCCAAGGCGTATGTTTTCTATCTTCAACGGGAAGAAACGACAAATGCAgtttgtaaattttttaataaCTAAATTACTTAAGTTTTGTTTTGCGAATGAAGATGGCGAGATACTTTGTCAATTGGGCTTTtcttatttgaaaaaggttactgttattattatcttGAACCTCTATAAATATAAAATGTGTATTCAATGCCTCATTCAATTCTCAGTGTTATCCTCGTAATAATCAACGTCACCTTCAGCAGTTGCACCCAAAATATTAGCGGCATACATAAAGGTGGAATGCTGTAGCTGTGCGAGATATTGCGCCATAACATCTGAGCCAGGAATTGCCTTTGCATTGCGACGTTTATTGCGTCCTTTGCCTTGTTGACCACGAGAGTTCCCAACATGTGAGGACATACGATCACCACTATTATGAGATGAACTTGGATTGggttgttgctgctgttgttgttggtgctgttgctgttgctgttgttgttgttgttgttgttgttgttgttgttgttgctgttgttgattttgTCTGTCAGATGAATCTCTCCTTGGATGAGGGTGCCCATTTTGtgtcttcatcattaaaGAATAATTGCGTGAAATTGTGGAAGGTGCAATTGGTGGGTTCATGCTTATAGAAGGATTAGAAACCGCCGAAGCACCTTCACCTAAAGATGAATTGTAATTACTGACATCTCCAGTACCAGTAGCACTAACATTTTCaagtttctttgatttaaaGGGCTTATTGTTTTTTTCATGTTTCTTCTGATTATTAGAATCACCTTCCAAAGGTGAATGCAAAATTAATTCCACGTTGGAAGACACGCCAGAATCTaaagattcttcatcaccacttTCATGGGCTCTATCAAGAATATCTTGGTCTTGACTTGCAACCATGTCCTTGCCGTTTccagcaacagcagcaatTCCAAGTCCATCTATAATTTGACTCTTATTACTCAATTTGAGTAActctttttcctcttcttgaTACTTTTCACCACTGCCATGATTCTCACTATTTCCATCTTTAGAAATTGGATTCATTGGCTCCTGATTattgtcttcatctttttctcttccaCCCTCGCCATTTGCCTTTTCTGCCTCATTCGGTtctacttcttcttgttcttcttcttcttcgcCATTTAAACTTCTCTCGTAACTGGttttattgttatcattgCCCTCCAAATGAATTCCTAACGAACCAAATTGAAGCATTTTTTCATCgttattttgattttgcGATCTTAAAGTTTCTTCATGTTTTTTCCTCTCTTCCTCCATTCTGCTTAAACGAATGTTATAACTAGGCTTTTTAACTTTTTTATAAAAACGTGAATTTTTACCAGAGATGAGATTCTTATTAACATTTCCACAACGATCTTTACCATAACCGATGATGAGACCTCTATAACGATTATCGAATGATTTATGGAATGCTTCACCATCATTGTatttgatttcttccacTAATTTTATAGCAGATGAAATGTTCATAAAATTAACCCAACAACAGTGACCATCACTGAGAAAATTGATTTGCTCAATATCAccaaattgattaaaatcATTACGGAGTTGTTCTTCTGCAGGTAATTTGTACTCGTCACTATAACGTTGATATTGAGGATCGTTGATATACTTGTCCTTGAATGCAAAATCTGGCAAACTCACATAAACATTTCTAGAGGCACCAACGGTAACCGCTAAAGAGACGGATTTAGGCAATGGTCCAGAATGATGACCCCAACCGACTTTTAGCATGTTACCATGAAGGACAATTGGATCAATAAAGGCATTTGTATAGAATTGAACTGCCGTTGATGCTTCAATGAAGGTAACGAAACAAATGTGTTTATCTTGTAAGAAACGGATACTTTGCAAAATTCCACCTCTAACCACATTACAAATATCTTCAGGTTTAGAACGAGGATGAATATTACCAATGTAAACAGTTCTAttaccaataccaccaccCATTGAATTGGCAACTTCTGCAGAAGTAGCAAATTGTTTCTGTAAACTTTGTGTGATAGGTTTAATCATGGTTTTATTTCTACGACCAAAAGGTTCCATATAAATTCCAGAATTCATGGCCATGTGAGGTTGTAATGGTAAGACTTGTGAAGATAATGCAGGCGTAGCAGCAGGATGGACAGCATCCAAAGGCGGGGCACCCCCAACAAGTGGTGAATCTTGAGACGGTACAATAACTTCTTGAGGATGTGGCGATGAAATTTGAGTGTCAAGTGCAGATGCCTCTAAAACGCTAGCGTTTGAGAGATGGTCTGAAAATTCCGCGAAGAATGGCTTTGGATATTCATCAACCGCCACTGTAATTGTATGACTACCTTTTAAAGAAGACGATAGGAAATCGATCTCTTGATCTAATGAAATGTAAGATCCAACTGAATTGAGACTACTGAGGCTAGCGTTCTTACTAGTGTAACCTCCCAGATCTCCATTGGTAGCGATTCCCGcactaccaccactagCCACTGGAGTGATAGAATTACTAGTAGTAACGATACCTCCATCAGAGCTAGTTTGAGGACATGATGATACTGACACAAAAaaacatttttgaaattttgatctAGCTGTCTCATTATTTCTCA includes:
- a CDS encoding homocysteine S-methyltransferase family protein (similar to uniprot|Q12525 Saccharomyces cerevisiae YLL062C MHT1 S-methylmethionine-homocysteine methyltransferase); this encodes MRQQLLEVLRDTDRVLVMDGGQGTELENRGMNISGPIWSTVPFTKEEFWNFDQPYTDRDVVNSMFKAYVDAGAQLLSTVTYQTSYKTICAHTDIHTRTQYDQLLDRIVGFCRRCIGDDHYLVGSIGPYAAHVGAEYTGDYGPKPEEIDYWQYFEPQVANFNRNETIDIIGLETVPNVHELKSILSWDETKISKPFYVSLCVGDDGNLRDGTPLEQLVPLFANRSNKNLLLVGINCCSLSVSSQALSHLNEILASTPMGLLVYPNSGEIYDHKTQTWSRPTGLDSHRLSWPSLVQEYRKFGARAIGGCCRTTPLDIQEICKVVDRN
- the VAN1 gene encoding Van1p (similar to uniprot|P23642 Saccharomyces cerevisiae YML115C VAN1 Mannosyltransferase with a role in protein N-glycosylation); protein product: MAAFWSLKKKLKKADDDDDGYKLPTSHSKLSPKGKRSSWQNRKIVSWVIITVMVLILYKAFSGVVRGGREVMKTVGSNTSSNDGQVLEEDAYYDYDFEDIDPKVIEKFDGGVQHYLITQFGNDVLTPQDGEVFEREQKMLLSSTVESYDLSMFRGSANGAANGEHVLLCVPLRDAEKVLPLMFKHLMNLTYPHELIDLAFLVSDCTEDDKTLDALIAYSRQLQSGTLSQVFADMDQAAAEAEQASKGTEKLYLKYMNPDYLETVKESFSPPFHENYDKPFRSVQVFQKDFGQMIGQGFSDRHAVKVQGIRRKLMGRARNWLTANALKPYHSWVYWRDADVELCPGSVIEDLMSKDYDVAVPNVWRPLPQFLDGEQPYDLNSWMESGEALNLAKTLDEDDVIVEGYAEYPTYRVHLAYIRDPTQDPNEILDLDGVGGVSILAKAELFRRGIQFPAFTFENHAETEGFGKMAKKMGYRVGGLPHYTLWHIYEPSDDDLREIANKERESRRE
- the NAB6 gene encoding Nab6p (similar to uniprot|Q03735 Saccharomyces cerevisiae YML117W NAB6 Putative RNA-binding protein based on computational analysis of large-scale protein-protein interaction data), with protein sequence MQQQQRQNQQHQGHWNAPYRSRERIQEHQHQHQHQYQYQQQHPTRVMANSPMAFPPVGSLQAQYAPPQPAYYAAAGPPLMNPPPTPFDTAYGITLLPSHLLIGSPFVSSPDLFQSQQQSQHHHHHQNHQHQIGMVNSNASHQSLNQRHRRSANQRNKGSYNNNSDTNISTNGHSRLSEASYPVPPPLKNPPVVARNRHRRRAQNEQADKMFKEPFVVTYRMLPKGDDEYRTRSLLFENVNGSVDLYSFVSKYSRYGPVESIYMFKDRNDKTKHSVLLSFLSRKICLDSYNSVLQRLAEFKTGLKSKSLTVSFVSLKYRKHVDENEVDQNDNSSSTPMNETDDTDASKTPVATSNVQDDAYNVTVVASLQYDIVNRGATRSVALELDGEYDKTKLLDQELDFLSPANNQRYVLESIYLINAKEPFKHFPKNYAILTFLNISMAVEVLDYVRNNETARSKFQKCFFVSVSSCPQTSSDGGIVTTSNSITPVASGGSAGIATNGDLGGYTSKNASLSSLNSVGSYISLDQEIDFLSSSLKGSHTITVAVDEYPKPFFAEFSDHLSNASVLEASALDTQISSPHPQEVIVPSQDSPLVGGAPPLDAVHPAATPALSSQVLPLQPHMAMNSGIYMEPFGRRNKTMIKPITQSLQKQFATSAEVANSMGGGIGNRTVYIGNIHPRSKPEDICNVVRGGILQSIRFLQDKHICFVTFIEASTAVQFYTNAFIDPIVLHGNMLKVGWGHHSGPLPKSVSLAVTVGASRNVYVSLPDFAFKDKYINDPQYQRYSDEYKLPAEEQLRNDFNQFGDIEQINFLSDGHCCWVNFMNISSAIKLVEEIKYNDGEAFHKSFDNRYRGLIIGYGKDRCGNVNKNLISGKNSRFYKKVKKPSYNIRLSRMEEERKKHEETLRSQNQNNDEKMLQFGSLGIHLEGNDNNKTSYERSLNGEEEEEQEEVEPNEAEKANGEGGREKDEDNNQEPMNPISKDGNSENHGSGEKYQEEEKELLKLSNKSQIIDGLGIAAVAGNGKDMVASQDQDILDRAHESGDEESLDSGVSSNVELILHSPLEGDSNNQKKHEKNNKPFKSKKLENVSATGTGDVSNYNSSLGEGASAVSNPSISMNPPIAPSTISRNYSLMMKTQNGHPHPRRDSSDRQNQQQQQQQQQQQQQQQQQQQQHQQQQQQQPNPSSSHNSGDRMSSHVGNSRGQQGKGRNKRRNAKAIPGSDVMAQYLAQLQHSTFMYAANILGATAEGDVDYYEDNTEN